GTGCGGCTTGGCGAAGAGGCGGACGTGCTGGTTGAAGCGGTCGGTCATGCTCTTCTGAAGCGCGGTCGGCTTGCCGTCGAACTCGGCGGAGTGCAGGCCGGCGTCGGCGAGGAGCTTGACGAGCGACCGCCAGTCATTCAGGTCGATCTCCTCCGCCGCCATGCGCTTCTTCTCGCGGTCCATGTTGTGGTAGCTGGCCAGCGGCACACAGGCCGCAGCGGCGATGTGGCCGAACGCGTCGAAGGCCGTCGCCTCGCACGTGCCGCCGGGCATGAGCGCGCGGTTGAACTTGAAGGTCTTGTCCTTCTCAGCAAGCGCCTGGCAGCGGCGGTGCAGGAAGTCGGTCAGGCCGCTGTGGAAGACGCTGGTCTTGTCGCCGACGCGCAAGACGCAGCCCTCGCCCATCGGTGCGGCCGGCTGGGCGGCGCTGGTTTCGATGCTGATGATCCGGTCGTCCTTACGCAGCAGGCCCTTGGTCTTCTGTTTGACGGCCGCGATCGCTCCGATGAAGCCGACTTCCTCCGCCCGCGTGACGAGCACGGCGACGGGTGCCTTGGCCCGGCTACGCACGCGATCCAAAGATTCCAGGCACGCGGCCAGTCCCGCAAGGTCGTCGCAAGCACGGGCGACCAGTCGCTTGCCGCGGACCTTGCTCGGCATTCGGCCGAAGTCGAAGTTACCTGGGATGCCCGGCGCGACACGTGTGCCGCGGGGCAACTTGAACGTGGCACCGACGAGCCGCTTCTTGTCGTCGGCCTCGGCTTTGATGACGGCCGCCACGACCTCGCCGAACCGGACCTTCGTGCCCGGCACGCAGCACTCGGCCAACACGCCGCCGCGGAACTCGGCGTGCAGGACGCCGTCGACGGTTTCGTTGCTCATGAACGCGGGGTGGTCCGCATGCGCGACGAACACCATCCGCGGGCCCTTGCCCTTTGTGCTGATCAGCCGATTGCC
The Planctomycetota bacterium genome window above contains:
- a CDS encoding M20/M25/M40 family metallo-hydrolase; this encodes MPDDLKLLRELTALPTAAFLEDEVLAHVDAWAKRRKNLKVETDRFGNRLISTKGKGPRMVFVAHADHPAFMSNETVDGVLHAEFRGGVLAECCVPGTKVRFGEVVAAVIKAEADDKKRLVGATFKLPRGTRVAPGIPGNFDFGRMPSKVRGKRLVARACDDLAGLAACLESLDRVRSRAKAPVAVLVTRAEEVGFIGAIAAVKQKTKGLLRKDDRIISIETSAAQPAAPMGEGCVLRVGDKTSVFHSGLTDFLHRRCQALAEKDKTFKFNRALMPGGTCEATAFDAFGHIAAAACVPLASYHNMDREKKRMAAEEIDLNDWRSLVKLLADAGLHSAEFDGKPTALQKSMTDRFNQHVRLFAKPHLSIRGEAGPGAD